The following coding sequences lie in one Cloeon dipterum chromosome 1, ieCloDipt1.1, whole genome shotgun sequence genomic window:
- the LOC135948163 gene encoding protein Wnt-6-like isoform X2 translates to MDLRPLVICIILVSPVTGLWWAVSNQVLADPHIICRRTKRLRPKVADTCRKEIGLLKELAKGAQLGSKECQFQFRNRRWNCTTAKKSIRLVLMSDTRESGFVNAITAAGVAFAVTRACSTGSLMDCGCDSKLKYKDTEDGASMTSPQKHRVHKQKGKGRKGNKQRKEALKQSEGTTATEWRWNGCGDNINYGVRKSREWMDAPYRRQSDIKTLVMLHNNNAGRLAVKNYMIIECKCHGLSGSCTMRTCWSRMPTFRDIGHRLKDHFDGAIKVLPSNDGRSFLAAGDPSIKPPGREDIVYSEDSPEFCNPHPRTGSLGTQGRVCNVSSAGVGGCDLLCCGRGHDTKQIKHVYNCDCRFKWCCNVTCNTCQEKRSLHTCR, encoded by the exons ATGGACCTCAGGCCGCTCGTCATCTGCATCATCCTTGTGTCGCCGGTCACAGGACTCTGGTG ggcTGTCAGTAACCAGGTGTTGGCCGACCCACACATAATTTGCCGCCGAACGAAGCGATTGCGACCGAAAGTAGCAGACACGTGCCGCAAAGAGATAG GCTTATTGAAGGAGTTGGCGAAAGGGGCCCAGTTGGGTTCAAAGGAGTGTCAGTTCCAGTTCCGTAACCGCCGCTGGAATTGCACCACTGCCAAAAAGAGCATCAGACTGGTCCTCATGAGTG ACACCAGAGAAAGTGGATTTGTAAACGCAATTACTGCTGCGGGGGTAGCTTTCGCGGTCACAAGGGCGTGCTCCACTGGGTCATTGATGGATTGCGGCTGTgacagtaaattaaaat ACAAAGACACTGAAGACGGCGCGAGCATGACATCCCCCCAGAAGCACAGAGTCCACAAGCAAAAAGGCAAGGGACGGAAGGGCAACAAACAGCGGAAAGAGGCTCTGAAGCAATCTGAGGGCACCACCGCCACGGAGTGGAGATGGAATGGGTGCGGCGACAACATCAACTACGGCGTCCGCAAGTCCAGGGAGTGGATGGACGCGCCCTATCGCAGGCAGAGCGATATTAAAACCCTCGTTATGTTGCACAATAACAATGCGGGAAGACTG GCAGTGAAAAACTACATGATAATAGAGTGCAAGTGCCACGGTCTGTCGGGGTCATGCACAATGCGAACCTGCTGGAGCAGAATGCCAACATTCAGGGACATTGGTCACCGGCTAAAGGACCACTTTGATGGTGCGATCAAAGTGCTGCCCTCTAACGATGGTAGGAGTTTTTTGGCGGCCGGCGACCCTTCCATCAAGCCGCCTGGAAGGGAGGACATT GTCTACTCGGAGGATTCGCCCGAATTTTGCAACCCCCACCCGCGAACTGGCTCGCTGGGTACGCAGGGGAGGGTCTGCAACGTGAGCAGTGCAGGGGTGGGAGGGTGTGACCTGCTATGCTGCGGCAGAGGACACGACACCAAGCAAATCAAACACGTGTACAACTGCGATTGCCGCTTCAAGTGGTGTTGCAACGTGACCTGCAACACGTGCCAAGAGAAACGATCCCTCCACACGTGCCGATAG
- the LOC135948163 gene encoding protein Wnt-6-like isoform X1 encodes MDLRPLVICIILVSPVTGLWWAVSNQVLADPHIICRRTKRLRPKVADTCRKEIETGLLKELAKGAQLGSKECQFQFRNRRWNCTTAKKSIRLVLMSDTRESGFVNAITAAGVAFAVTRACSTGSLMDCGCDSKLKYKDTEDGASMTSPQKHRVHKQKGKGRKGNKQRKEALKQSEGTTATEWRWNGCGDNINYGVRKSREWMDAPYRRQSDIKTLVMLHNNNAGRLAVKNYMIIECKCHGLSGSCTMRTCWSRMPTFRDIGHRLKDHFDGAIKVLPSNDGRSFLAAGDPSIKPPGREDIVYSEDSPEFCNPHPRTGSLGTQGRVCNVSSAGVGGCDLLCCGRGHDTKQIKHVYNCDCRFKWCCNVTCNTCQEKRSLHTCR; translated from the exons ATGGACCTCAGGCCGCTCGTCATCTGCATCATCCTTGTGTCGCCGGTCACAGGACTCTGGTG ggcTGTCAGTAACCAGGTGTTGGCCGACCCACACATAATTTGCCGCCGAACGAAGCGATTGCGACCGAAAGTAGCAGACACGTGCCGCAAAGAGATAG AAACAGGCTTATTGAAGGAGTTGGCGAAAGGGGCCCAGTTGGGTTCAAAGGAGTGTCAGTTCCAGTTCCGTAACCGCCGCTGGAATTGCACCACTGCCAAAAAGAGCATCAGACTGGTCCTCATGAGTG ACACCAGAGAAAGTGGATTTGTAAACGCAATTACTGCTGCGGGGGTAGCTTTCGCGGTCACAAGGGCGTGCTCCACTGGGTCATTGATGGATTGCGGCTGTgacagtaaattaaaat ACAAAGACACTGAAGACGGCGCGAGCATGACATCCCCCCAGAAGCACAGAGTCCACAAGCAAAAAGGCAAGGGACGGAAGGGCAACAAACAGCGGAAAGAGGCTCTGAAGCAATCTGAGGGCACCACCGCCACGGAGTGGAGATGGAATGGGTGCGGCGACAACATCAACTACGGCGTCCGCAAGTCCAGGGAGTGGATGGACGCGCCCTATCGCAGGCAGAGCGATATTAAAACCCTCGTTATGTTGCACAATAACAATGCGGGAAGACTG GCAGTGAAAAACTACATGATAATAGAGTGCAAGTGCCACGGTCTGTCGGGGTCATGCACAATGCGAACCTGCTGGAGCAGAATGCCAACATTCAGGGACATTGGTCACCGGCTAAAGGACCACTTTGATGGTGCGATCAAAGTGCTGCCCTCTAACGATGGTAGGAGTTTTTTGGCGGCCGGCGACCCTTCCATCAAGCCGCCTGGAAGGGAGGACATT GTCTACTCGGAGGATTCGCCCGAATTTTGCAACCCCCACCCGCGAACTGGCTCGCTGGGTACGCAGGGGAGGGTCTGCAACGTGAGCAGTGCAGGGGTGGGAGGGTGTGACCTGCTATGCTGCGGCAGAGGACACGACACCAAGCAAATCAAACACGTGTACAACTGCGATTGCCGCTTCAAGTGGTGTTGCAACGTGACCTGCAACACGTGCCAAGAGAAACGATCCCTCCACACGTGCCGATAG